Genomic window (Saccharothrix australiensis):
CCCGCCGGACCGGGGCGCCGCGTCGTCGGGCGGCGCTACACCCGCAGCCCGGTGAGGTCGGACCGCCCGCCCGCGTGCCCCACCGCCCGGCCGGCGGCGGCCACGGCCAGGCGGCCCGCCTCGCGCGGGTGGTCGCCGCGCACGAGCGCGAAGGTCAGCGCGGCGACGAAGGCGTCACCGCCGCCGGTCGTGTCCACGACGTCCTCGTCGGTCAGCGGCACGACCTCCGAACCCGCCGACCACACCAGGACGTTCGCCACGCCCCGCACCTCCAGGGCCACCAGCGACGGCCCGCGCCCGAGCAGTTCCCGCCCCGCCAGCACGGCGTCGCCGGTGGACGAGATGCACCGCCCGGTCAGCTCCTCGCCCTCCTGGTGGTCCGCGCGCAGGACGTCCGCGCCCGCCAACTGCTCACCCGTCGCGACGCCGTCGAGCACCACCAGCCCGTCGGCCAGCCGGATGGCGGCGAGCGCGGCGTCGACGGGCTGCTGGAGCTGCACGATCACGGCGTCCGCGCCCACCACGGCCGAGGTCATCACGTCGGCCTCGTGCACGAGCGACGACTCGGGCAGGTCCTGGAGGTAGCGCCACTTCCCGCCGCACACCACGTCCACGATCAAGGCGCTCCGCCCGCGCCGGACGATCGCCGAGGTGTCGACGCCGTCCGCCCGGAGCCGGTCCACCAGCCCGTTACCGACGTCGTCCTCCCCGACGACGCCGAGCAGGGTCGTCGACGCGCCGAGCTGCGCCAGCCCGACGGCGATGTTCGCGCCCTTGCCGCCGAGCACCTCGCGCCGTTCGAGCACCGGCGCCGTGCCGGCGGCGTCGGGCACCTCCGGCACGACCAGCACCAGGTCGCGGGCGATCTGACCCAACACGGCGACGCGCATGTCCAACCCGTACCCGGCGGGCGACAACCGAAACCCCGGCGGTCGGCGGCGAGGGCCGGGCGGGTGTGGCCGCCCTGATCGCCCGCGCCGGTAACCTGGGTGCGAGGGGGTGGTGTCGCCGTGACGGAGCGCAAACCCGCCGGCGTGAGCTTCGAGACGTGGATCGACCGGCAGATCCGCGAGGCGCAGGAGCGGGGCGAGTTCGAGGACCTGCCGGGCGCGGGGAAACCCTTGCGCGGGCTGTCCGAGCCGCACGACGAGCTGTGGTGGGTCAAGGAGAAGGTCCGGCGCGAGGAGGGGACCGTGCTGCCGCCGACCCTCCAGTTGCGCAAGGACGCCGCCGCCGCGCGCGAGGCCGCCGCGCGGGCCGGGTCGGAGGAGGAGGTGCGGCGCATCCTGGAGGAGATCAACGCCGAGATCGTCGACGCCATCCGCAAGCCGAGGTCCGGCCCGCCGCTGAACCTGATGCCGTTCGACGTGGAGCACGTGGTGGCGGAGTGGCGGGCCGGGCGCTGAAGCCCACTGGCCGAGCACTCGCCGTCCGTGCCCCCGGCGCGTGGCCGGGGGCACGCGGTGGTCAGGCGTCCTTGAGGGCCGTCAGGAAGCCGGCGAAGCGGGCGCGGTCGAAGGCGAGCACTGGCCCGTCCGGGTTCTTCGAGTCGCGCACCAGCAGGCTCGTGGTGGCGTGGGCGAGTTCGACGCAGTCACCGCCGTTGCCCGCGCTGTAGCTCGACTTGCGCCAGTGCGTGGGGACCGAGGTCATAAGCCGGCACCTCCTCGTGAAGTCACAGTTCGCTTGCCACTGTAGCGAACAGCGAGGAGGTCTTCGCCGGCGTCAGCGCCGCGGTCAGCGAGTGCCGGAAGACCAATTCGTACTGAGCCACGTGGGCCGGGTCGTCCACGGAGCCGGCCGTCGTCAGGTCTTCGAGGTAGACGATCGGCCGCTGGTTGTCCGCGAACCGCAGCAGCACGAACGGCAGCCCGGTCGCGGCGTGGGCACCCGCGCTGAACGGCACCACCTGGAGCGTCACGTTGGGCAGACCGCCCAACTTCCGCAGGTGTTGCAGCTGTTCCCGCATGACCTCCGGACCGCCGACCACCGTGCGGATGGCGGCCTCGTGCAGGACCAGGTGCAAGCGCTGGCTGCCGTCGACCAGGCGTGCCTGCCGTGCCTGGCGCGCTTCGATCAGCCGTTCCACCTGGTCGGGCTGGTGCAGGGGATTGGCCTCGATCAGGGCGCGGGCGTACTCCTTCGTCTGGAGCTGACCGGGCACCAGTTCGGCGTGGTAGCGCAGGACTTCGGTGGCGATCTGCTCCAGGTTGAAGAAGCGCCGGAAGAAGTCGGGCAGGACCGTGCCGTACGGGGTGCGCGGTCGGCGCTTGCGGGCTTCCCGCGCCAGCTCCTCGATGGGTTTGCGGGTCTGCTTGGACGCGCCGTAGAAGTCGAGCAGCACCCGCAGCTCGGCCGCCCGGATCGCCACGTCGCCCACCTCGATCCGCCGGATCTTCGCCGGCGAGCACTCCAGCACCTCGGCCGCGTGGTCCTGCGTCCTGCCGGTGCTCTCGCGCAGGGACGTGAGCGCCATCCCCAACTGCCGCTTGTAGACCGTCGGGCTCGCGCCGCTGCCGGACATGACCACCTCAGCTTTCCCTCGTCTTCCGCGGTGCCGATCAGTCTGCCCGAAGTCGGTGGAATCGTCCTTCACCCGATGGTGTACTCCCCAGCCTGCACGTGCAGCCTTTAATTTTTTCCTGCCACTTCAGGCAGGAGGACACCATGACCCGTGCTTTCCGCTGGATGCCGCACGACGGCCGCCGGCACGCCATCCGCCGCGAACTCGTGCCCCGCGACGAGGCCGAGACGCTGTGCGGCGCGCCGCTCACGGTCCCGCTCGCCCAGCCCTACGCGAGCTGGTGCTGGCCGACCTGCGCCGCCTGCGACGCGGCGTGGCGCGCCCACGAGGGCATCCCGGTGTTCCCCGCGCCCCGCGACGAGCGGCCGGGCCGGACGGTGTGCGGGCGATGACGGGGGAAGCGGGCGCGATGAGCTTCCGGTCGTTCGTCGTCAAGGGGTACGCCGAGGGCGAGACGATCCGCGCGCTGGCCACCGCCACCGGTCGCTCGTACGGGACGGTGCGCAGCGCCCTGGTGGCCGAGGGCGTCCGGCTGCGCAAGCGCGGCCACCGGCCCGCGACGACGATGATGGCGGTCGCCGACGCGCGGGCCCGGCGCGAGGAGCTGTCCACCGAGCTGCTGCGCGCCAGGCTGTCCTCCGGGCTGACCGGCGCGGTCGCGGGCAGGCAGGCGGGCATCAGCCAGTCCAAGGTGTCCAAGATGGAGACCGGCCGCCTGCTGCCGAAGGCCGCGGACGTCGAGCGGCTGGCCGACGTCTACGGCGTGCCGCCCGAGGTGCGCCGCAGGCTGCTCGCGCTGGTGGACAAGGTGGTGCGCGACGCCGAGCACCGCCGGGCCGTGCTGCACCGGGGCGTCGCGCGCAGGCAGGTCGCGGTGGCCCGCGCCGAGTCGGCCGCGCGGACGGTGCGGGTGCTCTCGGTCTGCGGCGTGCCACCGCAGCTGCTGCGCGACCCGCGGCCGGACCAGCGGCTGGTCGCGGTGCTGTCCGAGGGCGCGCTGCGGTCCGCGCACCGGCACTGGGAGCGGCTGCGGCAGGTCGCCACCCGGCCCGGAGTGGAACTCGGCGTGATCCGCTGGCACGTGCGGGTCGACCTGCCCGACGCGGGGTTCGTCGTGTTCGACGAGGGCATGGTCGTGTGCGAGTTGTTGGCGGGCAACGTGGTGATCACCGACCCGGACGACGTGCGGGGCCACCTCAAGAGCTTCCGGCGCCTGCACGGCAGCGCGGTGTTCGGCGACGAGGTGGTGGCGCTGCTGGACGCCGCGCGGCGGGACTACGAGCGGTTGGGCGGGTAGTCCGGGGATGGTGCGGTTTTTGTCCTGTTCCCGGCCCCGGCGGCGTGCGACGCTGGACCGTCGTGTCCCCGACGGGCGGAGGGCGGCGGTGACGAGCGAGCGCCCCGACGTGTTCCTCAGCTACACCTGGTCCGACCCGGACCTGGTCGACCGCGTCGAGGACGCCCTCGCGGCGGCGGGCGTGTCGGTGTTCCGCGACGTCGCGAACCCGCCGTTCGACGCGATCTCGGAGAACCTCGCGCGGAAGCTGGACGCCAGCAGGCTGTTCCTGGCGGTGTACTCGGCGCGCTACCCGACGCGGTACGCGTGCCAGTGGGAGCTGACGCGGGCGTTCCTCGCGGCCCGGCGGCACGGCGACCCGCGCGAGCGCGTCCTGGTGGTGAACCCCGAGCGCGACGAGTCGCACATCGTGCCGGTGGAGCTGGAGGACGCGGGCTACCTGTCCGCCGCGGACGGCCGGCTCGACCTGGACCGGCTGGTGGACCGGGTGCGGGAGCGCCTGCGCGACGTCCACCTGCCGCTCGGGCACGGCGCGGTCCCGTCGCCGGTCCACCTGCCCAGGCGGGTGCTCGCGCCGCGCCGGTTCGTCGGCCGGTACCCGGCGCTGTGGCACCTGCACACCCTGTTGCACACCAAGGACGTCCGCGCGATCCGGCCGCCGACGGCGGGTTCGGCCGCGGTGGTCAAGGGCTTCACCGGCACCGGCAAGACGTGGCTCGCCGAGCGCTACGCGCTGCTGTTCCAGCAGGCGTACCCCGGTGGCGTGCACTGGGTCGACCTGGCCGGGGTCGACGTCGCGGACGTGCCGGCCGAGGCGACCCGGCAGGTGCGCGCGATCGCCGCCGACGAGCTGGGCCTGGAGGTCGGCGGTGTGCCGGGCGACCGGCTGAACGCGGTGGTGGCGCACCACTTCACCACGCGCGGGCAGGACGTGCTGTGGGTGGTGGACGACCTGCCGCGCGGGCTGCCCGCCGAGGTGCTGCACGGCCTGCTGCCCGCGTCGCCGCGCGCGTACACCGTCTGCACGGCGCAGGAAGCCGGGCCGGACTGGCAGCTTCCGGTGCTGGAGCCGCACGGCCTGACGCCGGTGGAGGGCCAGGAGCTGTTCGCGTTCGAGTGGCGCGAGCTGGACCAGGCCGACCGGGACGCCGTCACGGCGCTGGTCGACCGGTGCGGCGGCCACCCGTACGTGCTCGCCGCGTCGGCGCTGGACCTGCGCAACAGCCAGGGCATCGCGGGCGCGCGGCGGGTCGCGGACGCGGCGGACGCCGCCGCCACGTCGGTCGTGGGCGTGCTGCGGTCCCGCGTCCGGGAGGTGGGCGACGTCGCGCGCCTCGTGCTCGGGGTGGCCGCCGCGCTGTCGGCCGCGCCGTTCGGGGCGAGCCTGGTGACGCGCGTGCTCGGCGACCGGGTGGACGAGCGCGCCCTGGCCGCCGCGCTGGACGAGCTGGACGACGCGGGCCTCGCGCACCGGCTCGACCGCGCCGACGCGCGGCGGGCCCGGCAGACGTGGCGGGTGCACCAGCTCGTGGTGCGGGCGGTGCGGGCGGAGGTGGCGGCCGACGAGCTGGACCGGTTGACGCGCGCGGTGGCCGACGCGCTGGCGGCGTCGCTGGCGGGTGACTGCCCGCCGGGGACCTACCGGCACGCCCGGCAGGTCGCGCGGTCGGCCGCGGTGCGCCGCGAGGTGCGGGTCGAGCTGCTGCGCGCGGTGACGCTGGCGTCGGAGCGGGAGGGCGACCTGCGCGGCGCGCACGAGGCCGCGGCGGAGCTGGTACGGCTCAAGGAAGTGCTGGGCGTGCCCGGTGTGGACGACGTGCTGCTGGCCGCGCGCACGGCGTTGGCCGCGGGCGAGTACGGCACGGCGCTGGAGCGGGCGCGCGCCGGGGTCCGGTCGGCCGGCGAGGACGGCAACTTCCCCGCCCAGTACCGCGCCCGGCTGCTGGCGGCGCAGGCGGCCGAGCACCTGGGCGACTACGCGGCGGCGGACGAGGTGTTCCACCACCGGCGGGAGGTCCGGGTGCACGGCGACGCGCCCGCGTGGATGCCGGAGGAGGAGCGCCGGCTGGTCGTCGTCGCCAGGGTCGCCGGGCTGCGGTTGCGCGGCGAGTACGCGGCGGCTCTCGACGCGGTGACCCGCCTGCTGCCCGAGCTGCCGCAGGAGCCGAGGTCCGCGGCGGTGCGCGGCGCGTGGTCGGCGGCGATGGTCGAGCTGGTCCGGCTGCGCCTGCTGCGCGGCGAGGTGGCCAGGGCGCGCAGGGCGGCGGCCGAGCTGGCCGACGCGTTCCGGTCGGTGGGCATGGTGGAGCACCCGCTGCACCTCGAAGCGGTCGCGCTGCGGGCGGAGGCCGAACTCCGGGTGGCGCTGACCGACCTCCGGGCGCGGGACAAGGAGTGGGAGCGCTCCGTCCGGCGGATCGGCGCGCTGCGGGCCGACTACGAGCAGCGCTACGGCCCGGACAGCCCGTTGACGTTGAACCTGCTGGTGATGGAGGGCCGGGCGCGGGTGGGGCACGGCCGTCCCCGGCGGGCGCTGGAGCTGCTGACCGACGTCGGTCCGCGCATCGCGCGGGTGCTCGGTGAGCAACACCCGCTCGGCTACCGGGTGCGGCACGCGACGGCGCAGTGCCACGCGCAGCTCGGCGACGACGCACGCCACCGGGCGATCCTGGAGGACCTGCTGCCCCGGCAGGTGGCGGCGCTGGGCCGGCGGCACCCGGACAGCCTGGTGACCCGGTTGGACCTGGGCCTGGCGCGCGTGGCGGCGGGTGACCGGGCGCGGGGCCGTCCGCTGGTGGACGAGGCGGCGCGCGAGCTGCGGGCCCTGGGCTGGACGGAACCGGCGCTGCGCGCGTGGGTGACCGCGGTCTACAGCCACCTGCCCACGCCGGTGTGGGACTTCCTCACGTGGGTGGCGCACCGGTTCTTCCCACCGCGCGGTTGAACTGCCGCCCGCGGCCGGCTCGACAGCGCCGCGACCGCGCGCTGTCCGGCATCTGTCAAGTCCACTGTGGACGGCGGTCGTACTTGTCCGGTTCCTGTCCTGGACCGCGCCACCCGGCGCGGGTTCTGCTCGACGGTGTCGGCACGGCGTCGGAGAACAGGAGTGGCCGCCACACATGGACCAGCGGTTGGGAGACGGCTACCGCCTCGGCCCGCGACGCGGACCGGCGGTGCTGGGGCACGTCCACGACGGCGTGCGCGAGGCGTCGGACGGCCCGACGCCGGTCGTGATCACCGCCCTGGACGAGGACGTGGCGACCGCGCCGGGCGCGGTGGACCACCTGACGATGCTGGTGAACCGGGTGCGCGGGGTCGGCGGGCCGAACCTGGCCCCGGTGCGGGACGTGCTGGTCGGCGGTCGGCGCGCGTACGTGGTGGCCGAGCACGTGCCGGGGCGGGACCTGCGGGGCTGGGTCGCCGCGAACGGGCCGATGCTGCCCGCCGCGGTCGCCGGGTTCGGCGCGGGCGTGGCGTCCGCGTTGGCCGCGCTGCACGAGCTGGGGGTGGCGCACCTCGGCGTCACGGCGGACAGCCTGCTGGTCGACGGCGTCACCGCCCGGCTGACCGGGCAGTGCGTGGTGCCGGTCCTGCTGGACGCGCCGGGGCTGGGGCCGGACGCCGTCGCGCCGGCCATGCCGCAGTACGTCGCGCCGGAACTGCTGCGCGGCGACCCCGTCGGACCGCCCGCCGACCTGTACGCGCTGGGCGTCGTGCTGTACCAGCTGTGCTGCGGCGTCCCGCCGTTCGCGGGCAAGCGGGTCCACCGGGTGCTGGCCGACCACGTCGAGTGCCTGCCCGGCCGCCCGGAAGGAGTCCCGGACGCGCTGTGGTCGGCGATCACGGCCCTGGTGGCGAAGGAACCGGCCGACCGGCCGTCCGCGCGGGAGCTGGCCGGGTGGTTGGCCGACCTGCCCGAGGTGCTCGGCGTGTGGTCGGTCGCGCCGTGGCTCACGACGCCGCCGCCCGCCGTGCCGTCCGCGCCCGCCCCGGCCCCGTCGCCGTCGTCGCCACCGGGACGACCGGCGCCGGCACCGCCGTCGCCGCCGACCGGGGGGTTCGGCGGCGACCTCGTCGCACCGCCCGGAGGAGCCGTGACCGGTCGCCGCCGCCGCAAGGCCGTCCTGCTCGCCGCGCTCGGCGTCGTGGCGCTCGTGGGCGGCGGGTGGCTGCTCTCGCCGGGGCCGCCGGTGGCCACACCGGCCGGCGGCGTCGCGCGCCCCGACGCCGCGTCGACGGGCGCGGCTCACCCCGGCACCGCGCACCCCGGCACCGCGCACCCCGGCACCGCGCACCACGGCACCGCGCACCACGGCACCGCGCACCACGGCACCGCGGGCACGTCCACCGGCCGCACGACCGGCGTCGCGCCGTCCACGATGCCCGACCTGGTCGGCCGGAGCCTCCACGAGGCCGTGGCGGCGCTGCCGGGCGCGGTCGAGTGGGAGGCGGTGCCCCGCAACGTGCCGGGGCAGCGGGACGGGACGGTGCTGGAGCAGTCGCCGCCGCCCGGCCGGCCGCTGGAGGGCGCGGTCCGGCTCGTGGTGGCGCGCGACGTCGAGCCGGTCCAGCTCGACTCCCTGCCGCCGGTGACCGGCTCCATGACGAGCGACCGGGTCAGCGGCGGCGTCGGGACGATGGCGGGCAGGCGGTACCCGCACAGCCTCGGCGCGGATGTCGACGGGTGCTCCACCAGCGGGCGCGGCGGTCAGGTGGACTTCCTGCTGTCGAAGGCGTTCGGCAGGTTCACCGCCACCGTCGGGCTGGACGACGAGTCGGCCGACCCGGCGGCCGAGGCGCACGTGGAGCTGTTCGCGGACAACCGGAAGGTCGCGGAGGTCACCGCCCGGTACGGCGAGGTGACGCCCGTCGAGGCGGACCTGACCGGCGTGCTGCGGATGCGCGTGCAGTGGAAGCTGACCACCGACGGGTGCCACGGGTACACGACGGTCGTGCTCGGCAACCCGGTGGTGCACGGCTTCCCGGCGGAGCTGCCGGGTTCCCGCGCGCCGTCCGCGCCGGTGACGACCCGGTGACCTCAGCGCCGCTCGTCCCAGCCGATGCCGTAGGACAGGTTGGGGCGCAGGTCGGTGAACGTCGCGGTGGCCTCGCCCGCCGCGTCCGCCGACAGCGGGGCGCGCGGCACGACGGGGTCGTTCAGCTCCAAGGGGAACTCGCCGTCCAGCCGCCAGATCCGCGCGGGCGCGCGGCCGACGCCGAACCGGACGCTGAGGGTGAACCGGTCGCACGGGCGGCGCGGTGTGCAGACGTAGTGCGGCGCGAACTTCATCGGCACCCGCAGGCGGAAGGAGAACGTGTGCGCCTCGCCCCGCCCCAGCGGGCGCGGGAGCCGGATGCGGAACGCGAGCCGGTTGCCGCTGACCGGGGTCGCCGGGCCGAGCAGGAACCCCCGGACGGGGTCGATGCCGACCGCGACGGGGTCGACGGACCCGTGCGCGCCCGGCGGTTCGCTGACCGTCACCGAGTGGTCCAGCTCGGTCAGCCGCTCGCGGTGGCTGACGATCCGCCGCTCCTCGAACACCTCCACGACGGGCAGGTCCAGCAGCACGGCCGTGGTCAGCTCCGCGGTGTGCCAGGGGTGGTCCGGTGACCCGGCGTCGGGCGGCGGTGGCGCCGGCCGGTACAGCGCGGCCTCCGCGAGGCGCTCCAGGAGGTCGTCCACGCGGCGGCGGATGGTGCGGGGGTCGCGGCGGACGCGGTCGGCGACGCGGGTCAGCCGTTCCTCGTAGCGGACGTCGGCGGTGCCGTTGAGGCCGAACGCGGCGTGCGCGAGGCCGGCCAGGTCGTCGGGCAGGTCGGCGACGAGTTCGGTGAGCGTGGCGATGACCTTGGCGCGCTGGGCGGGCGGCGGGTCGGCGTCGGTGATCCGGCAGACCCGGCGGACCATGCCGCCGACCCGCGCGGAGAGGTCGCCGGACTGCACTCCGTACCCCTTGCGGAGTGCTTTGAGTTCGTCCACCAGGGCCTGTGCGTCGGAGCGCATGGTCCCATCACCTCCGGGGCGAGTGTAGCGAGGTGATCGTCACCGAAACCCGCATTTTGCGGTTTCCGGGCGATCAGCCGAGGGGCTGGGCGGCGCGTGTTTCCGGGGTTTCCCCACCGGTCGGAAACACGCAACGCCTGGTGATTCCCGGTGACCCGGCCGACGATTTCCCACGTCGAGGAGTTCTCGACGGAGTCGGCATCGGACCGGGGTCGGCGAATCGCGTTCCCGCCGCGCCGCCGGTCCGCCCGAGGGGAGAGGCGAACCATGCACACCCACGTCATCATCGACGTCGTCACCCTGCTGAGCACCCTGCTCGGCTGACCAACCGCCTCCGGCCGCCGGGCCGCCCCCGGTGGCCGGAGGTCCTTTTCGCCGTCCATCGACCGTATCGGGGCGTCCGTGTTCGAAAATCCGCAGGAGTTTGGCCGCGAGTTGCGCCGCAGGCGCCTCTCGGCCGGGATGTCGTTGGCCGCGCTGGCTGCCGCGGCGCATTTCACGAAGGGATACCTGAGCAAGGTGGAGAATGGTCGCGTCTCCGCGAACCGCGGTCTCGCCGGAATCTGTGACCGGGTGCTCGGCGCGAACGGCGCGCTGCTCGCCCTGGTGGACCGGGAGCCCGCGCCCGCCCGTGCCGCGGGCGGGCTGGCCGGGCTGCCCGACGGCACCCGGCACTTCGTCGGCCGCGCCGGGGAGTCCGAGCGGCTGGCCGAGGTGCTGCGCGGGCCGGACGTGGTCCGCGCGTGCGTCATCACCGGCCTCGCCGGCACCGGCAAGACCGAGCTGGCGGTGTCCGCCGCGCGGGCCGCCGCGCGGGAGTTCCCGGACGGGAGCCTGTTCCTGGACCTGCACGGCCACACCGGCGGCGTGCCGGAGCTGTCGGCGTCCGACGCGCTGGACCGGCTGCTGCGGATGCTGGACGTGCCCGGCCCGCGCATCCCGCCCGACGAGGACGGCCGCGCCAACCTGTTCCGGGACCGGCTGGCGGGCAAGCGGGTCCTGCTGGTGCTGGACAACGCGGCGAGCGGCGCGCAGGTGCGCCCGCTGCTGCCCGCCGAGGCCCGCTGCCGGGTCCTGGTCACCAGCAGGCACCGGCTGGCGTCGCTGGACGATGCCGCGCACGTGGCGGTGGGCGAGCTGGCCCCCGACGACGCGGTGCTGCTGTTCCGCGTGGTGGCGGGCGAGTTCGCGGCGGCCGACGAGGGCGTGGTGGCCGAGATCGTCGAGCTGTGCGGGCGGGTGCCGCTCGCCATCCGCATCGCCGCCGCCCGGCTGCTCGGCGGCGGCTGGAGCCTGGCCGAGCTGCGCGACCGGCTGGCCGACGACACCACCCGGTTCGGCGCGCTGGACGACGGCGAGCGCAGCGTCGCGGCGGCGTTCCGGCTGTCCTGCGACCACCTGCCTACCGACCAGGCCCGGATGTTCCCGCTGTTGGCCGTGCACCCCGCGGTGGACGTGGAGGTGGACGCGGCGGCGGCGCTCGCGGGCGTGGAGCGGGCCGAGGCGGAGCGGCTGCTGGACCGGCTGCACGACGCGCACCTGGTGACCCGGCGGCCGGGCGGCTACCTCGCGATCCACGACCTGGTGCGGTCGTTCGCGGTGCTGCGCGTGCTGCCGGGCGTCGACGTGGCCGAGCGGCGCGGCGCGGCCCGGCGGCTGGTGGAGTACGCGGTGGCGCGCACGCGCGCGGCGGACGAGGCGATCGAGCCGTTCCGTTACCGGCCACCGGTGGACCTGCCCGACGCGTGGTCGTTCGACGGCGACTCGGCGCTGGTGTGGCTGCGCGCGCAGTGGCCGACGCTGGTGGCGGTCGTCGAGCGGGCCGCTGCGGAGCAGGTGTTCGACCGGTGCTGGCAGCTGGCGTGCCTGCTGCGGGCGTTCTTCGCGCGGGAGAAGCTGTCCGAGCCGTGGGTGCGCAGCCACCGGGTGGCGCTCGGTGCGGCGACGGCGCTCGGGGACCGCGAGGCCGAGGGCATGGTGCTGAACAACCTCGGCATGGCGCACCTGGAGCGGTGCGAGTTCGCCGAGGCCGCGACCTGCCACGCGCGGGCGCACGAGCTGTTCACGGTGGCGGGCAACGGTTTCGGCGCGACCGACGCACGGGCCAGCCTCGCGTGGGTGCGGCTGTACCAGGGCGAGCCGGAGGTCGCGGCGCGCGACCTGGCGGCGGCGCTGGCGGTGTACCGGGCGGACGGTCGCGTGCGGAACGAGGCGATCACGCTGCGCGGCCTGGCCCTGGCCGCGACCGCGCGGGGCCGCTACGACGAGGCCGCCGGGCACGCGCGGCGGGCGGCGGAGTGCGCGCAGACCCCGCTGGACGCCGTGCTGACGGAGAACTGCCTGGCGTGGGTGCACTTCACGGCCGGTGACGCCGAGTCGGCGCGGGCGCGCTACGAGCGGGCGCTGGAGTCGGCGCGGGCGGAGAGCGTGGCCTACGAGGAGGCCCGCGCGCTGGTCGGGCTGGGCAACGTGGCGGCGGCGGGCGGCGACCACCGGGCCGCCGCGCGGCTGTGGGCGTCGGCGGACGCGATCCCGGTGACGCTCAACCCCTGCCTGCTCGACGAGGTCCGGGTGCGGGAGGAGCTGACGGGGTGAGGGGGGCGCGGGCGTCGGCCGCTGCCGACGCCCGCGCGGCCCGGTCCGGACTCCGGTGACGCGGTCCGGTTCGCGCGGTCGCAGGGCACGGTGCGCAGGGCCCGGTGCGCGTGGTCCGGTGCGCGTGGCCCGGTCCGCGCGGGACGGTCCGCACGGCACGGTTCGGACGGCGAGGTCCGCACGGCACGGTCCGTC
Coding sequences:
- a CDS encoding tetratricopeptide repeat protein; this encodes MFENPQEFGRELRRRRLSAGMSLAALAAAAHFTKGYLSKVENGRVSANRGLAGICDRVLGANGALLALVDREPAPARAAGGLAGLPDGTRHFVGRAGESERLAEVLRGPDVVRACVITGLAGTGKTELAVSAARAAAREFPDGSLFLDLHGHTGGVPELSASDALDRLLRMLDVPGPRIPPDEDGRANLFRDRLAGKRVLLVLDNAASGAQVRPLLPAEARCRVLVTSRHRLASLDDAAHVAVGELAPDDAVLLFRVVAGEFAAADEGVVAEIVELCGRVPLAIRIAAARLLGGGWSLAELRDRLADDTTRFGALDDGERSVAAAFRLSCDHLPTDQARMFPLLAVHPAVDVEVDAAAALAGVERAEAERLLDRLHDAHLVTRRPGGYLAIHDLVRSFAVLRVLPGVDVAERRGAARRLVEYAVARTRAADEAIEPFRYRPPVDLPDAWSFDGDSALVWLRAQWPTLVAVVERAAAEQVFDRCWQLACLLRAFFAREKLSEPWVRSHRVALGAATALGDREAEGMVLNNLGMAHLERCEFAEAATCHARAHELFTVAGNGFGATDARASLAWVRLYQGEPEVAARDLAAALAVYRADGRVRNEAITLRGLALAATARGRYDEAAGHARRAAECAQTPLDAVLTENCLAWVHFTAGDAESARARYERALESARAESVAYEEARALVGLGNVAAAGGDHRAAARLWASADAIPVTLNPCLLDEVRVREELTG